In Carassius gibelio isolate Cgi1373 ecotype wild population from Czech Republic chromosome B19, carGib1.2-hapl.c, whole genome shotgun sequence, one DNA window encodes the following:
- the LOC127979224 gene encoding uncharacterized protein LOC127979224 produces MSFFKVILLVSISTQCHADTVNMSVLLEQNVTLPCFLNSSSEMAWYRLSSEHITLLISAARGNLNKKDLVTYYNENGSHFGLEADRRMDSVSLVISGVRESDLGLYYCALGVRAKTMHFGTAVRLTFADAELRRSSESVGCRMLLVCACVVCGVCSILCVTVLCYRQGSSRVCCISCVTENSNVKAAQVQYSSLRFLRRSRAAAPAPVNVIYAAINNHTS; encoded by the exons GCATCAGCACACAGTGCCACGCAGACACAGTGAACATGAGCGTCCTGCTGGAGCAGAATGTCACTCTGCCCTGCTTCCTGAACTCCAGCTCTGAGATGGCATGGTATCGACTGAGCTCTGAGCACATTACTTTACTCATATCTGCAGCAAGAGGAAACCTTAACAAAAAAGATTTAGTTACTTACTATAATGAGAATGGCAGTCACTTTGGGCTGGAAGCAGACAGGAGGATGGACTCGGTCAGCCTGGTGATCTCTGGGGTCCGAGAGTCAGATCTGGGGCTGTACTACTGCGCTCTTGGTGTCAGGGCAAAGACGATGCACTTTGGCACTGCTGTTAGACTCACATTTGCAG ACGCTGAACTGCGGCGTTCATCAGAAAGTGTGGGCTGCAGGATGCTGTTGGTCTGTGCTTGTGTTGTTTGTGGGGTTTGCAGTATTCTCTGCGTGACTGTGCTTTGTTACAGACAAG gTTCTTCCAGGGTCTGTTGCATCAGCTGCGTGACAGAAAACTCAAATGTCAAG GCAGCACAAGTACAGTATTCCAGTCTCCGGTTCCTCAGACGGTCCAGAGCCGCGGCTCCTGCTCCAGTCAATGTGATATACGCAGCTATAAACAACCACACGTCCTGA